In Polaribacter sp. Hel_I_88, the following proteins share a genomic window:
- the thrA gene encoding bifunctional aspartate kinase/homoserine dehydrogenase I, with amino-acid sequence MKVLKFGGSSVANSENIKQVLSIVAKTSKEDKIAVVVSAFGKTTNNLITGANSALVDIKIAKEILETIRKLHFQVIDDLIKTHKKEVTEEVTSLLARLNSIYEGIFLLQELSDKTLAKVCSFGERLSSYIIANAAKETLNATHKNSCDLIITNDEYLNALVNFKITNKNITSFFDENNHKVTLLGGFISTNIEGEITTLGRGGSDFTAAIYAAALQADELQIWTDVSGMYTANPSLVKQAFAIPEISYEEAMELSHFGAKVLYPPTIQPAFRKEIPIRIKNTFAPENAGTLISKNPKNGNEVKGISYIENISLITLEGGGMVGIPGFSKRLFETLSMAKINVVFITQASSEHSICVGVYENDAKKAQLLLDETFNTEIDRKKIKPISVESDLAIIAVVGESMKNYQGLSGQMFSALGRNNVNVRAIAQGSSEKNISAVINKNDAKKALNTLHEQFFEEKTKQLNLFVTGVGNVGERFLAQIHQQKKFLKENLKLKIRVIGMSNSRKMVFDNDGINLKNWKEALENGEATSLEKFHQKVKESNLINSVFIDNTANQAVSEVYEKYLRDSISVVTCNKIACASNFDNYKTLKHVSRKYNASFLFETNVGAGLPIIDTLKNLINSGDRVHKIQAVLSGSLNFVFNNFDEDSTFHDVVAQAQKEGYTEPDPKIDLSGVDVARKILILARESGYKMELEDIVNNAFLPKESLETTNNDDFYASLIKYENHFQNIYKEANDKDCRLKYVAEFVDGKANVGLQHIPAVHPFYNLEGSDNIVLFFTDRYPENPLIIKGAGAGADVTASGIFADVIRIANK; translated from the coding sequence ATGAAAGTATTAAAATTCGGAGGCTCATCAGTCGCAAATTCAGAAAATATAAAACAGGTTTTAAGCATTGTAGCTAAAACATCTAAAGAAGATAAAATTGCAGTAGTTGTTTCTGCGTTTGGTAAAACCACCAATAATTTAATTACAGGTGCAAATAGTGCTTTAGTTGATATAAAAATTGCGAAAGAAATATTAGAGACTATTAGAAAATTACATTTTCAGGTAATTGATGATTTAATCAAAACCCATAAAAAAGAGGTTACTGAAGAAGTTACTTCTTTATTAGCTAGATTAAATTCAATTTACGAAGGTATTTTTTTACTACAAGAATTATCAGACAAAACCTTAGCAAAAGTATGTAGTTTTGGAGAAAGATTATCTTCTTACATTATTGCAAATGCTGCAAAAGAAACTTTAAATGCCACTCATAAAAATAGCTGCGATTTAATTATTACCAATGATGAGTATTTGAATGCGCTAGTCAATTTTAAAATTACCAATAAAAATATCACTTCTTTTTTTGATGAAAACAATCATAAAGTTACACTTTTAGGCGGTTTTATTTCTACAAATATTGAAGGAGAAATTACAACCTTAGGAAGAGGAGGCTCAGATTTTACAGCTGCAATTTATGCTGCTGCTTTGCAAGCTGATGAGTTACAAATCTGGACAGATGTTTCAGGGATGTATACAGCAAATCCTAGCCTTGTAAAACAAGCCTTTGCAATCCCAGAAATTTCTTATGAAGAAGCCATGGAATTGTCTCATTTTGGCGCAAAAGTTTTGTATCCACCAACCATTCAACCAGCATTCAGAAAAGAGATTCCTATCAGAATTAAAAATACTTTTGCTCCAGAAAATGCTGGAACTTTAATTTCTAAAAACCCTAAAAACGGTAATGAAGTTAAAGGTATTTCGTATATCGAAAACATCAGTTTAATTACTTTAGAAGGTGGAGGAATGGTAGGGATTCCTGGTTTTTCAAAGCGTTTATTCGAAACACTTTCTATGGCAAAAATAAACGTGGTTTTTATAACACAAGCTTCTTCTGAGCATTCAATTTGTGTGGGTGTGTATGAAAATGATGCCAAAAAAGCACAACTACTTTTAGATGAAACGTTTAATACAGAAATTGATCGTAAAAAAATAAAACCAATTAGCGTAGAAAGCGATTTAGCAATAATTGCAGTTGTTGGCGAAAGTATGAAAAACTACCAAGGTTTAAGTGGACAAATGTTTAGTGCTTTGGGTAGAAATAACGTGAATGTGAGAGCAATTGCACAAGGTTCATCAGAAAAAAACATCTCTGCAGTTATTAATAAAAATGATGCAAAAAAAGCATTAAACACATTACACGAACAGTTTTTTGAAGAAAAAACAAAACAATTAAACTTGTTTGTTACTGGAGTTGGTAATGTTGGCGAACGCTTTTTAGCTCAAATTCATCAACAAAAGAAATTTTTAAAAGAAAATTTAAAGTTAAAAATCAGAGTAATTGGAATGTCTAATTCCAGAAAAATGGTTTTTGACAATGATGGCATTAACCTAAAAAATTGGAAGGAAGCTTTAGAAAATGGAGAAGCAACAAGTTTAGAAAAGTTTCATCAAAAAGTAAAAGAAAGCAATCTTATCAATAGTGTTTTTATTGATAATACTGCAAATCAAGCAGTTTCTGAAGTGTATGAAAAGTATTTAAGAGATAGCATTTCTGTTGTTACATGTAATAAAATTGCCTGTGCTTCTAATTTTGATAATTATAAAACGTTAAAACACGTTTCAAGGAAATACAATGCTTCCTTTTTATTTGAAACCAATGTTGGTGCAGGTTTGCCAATTATAGATACTTTAAAGAATTTAATTAATTCTGGAGATCGAGTGCATAAAATTCAGGCTGTTTTATCAGGAAGCTTAAATTTTGTATTCAATAATTTTGATGAGGATTCAACTTTTCACGATGTTGTTGCCCAAGCTCAAAAAGAAGGTTATACAGAGCCAGATCCAAAAATCGATTTGAGTGGTGTAGATGTTGCCAGAAAAATTTTAATTTTGGCAAGAGAAAGTGGTTATAAAATGGAATTGGAAGATATTGTGAACAACGCATTTTTACCAAAAGAAAGTTTGGAAACCACAAATAATGATGATTTTTATGCATCTTTAATAAAATACGAAAATCATTTTCAAAATATCTATAAAGAAGCAAATGATAAAGATTGTCGTTTAAAATATGTTGCTGAATTTGTAGACGGAAAAGCCAATGTTGGCTTGCAACACATTCCTGCAGTACATCCTTTTTATAATTTAGAAGGAAGTGATAATATTGTATTATTTTTTACAGATAGATATCCAGAAAACCCTTTAATCATAAAAGGAGCTGGAGCTGGAGCAGATGTTACAGCTTCTGGTATTTTTGCAGATGTGATTAGAATAGCGAACAAATAA
- a CDS encoding 2-isopropylmalate synthase, with amino-acid sequence MQDNKVQIFDTTLRDGEQVPGCKLDTKQKLVIAERLDLLGVNVIEAGFPVSSPGDFKSVSEIAKIVKNATVCGLTRAVENDIKVAAEALKYAKYPRIHTGIGTSDSHIKFKFNSTREQVIERAVNAVKYSKSFVEDVEFYAEDAGRTDNEYLARVCEAVIKAGATVLNIPDTTGYCLPEEYGAKMKYLRENVKGIENVILSCHCHNDLGMATANSIAGVINGARQIECTINGIGERAGNTALEEVVMILKQHPYLNLETSINTKLLYDTSMMVREKMGMPVQPNKAIVGANAFAHSSGIHQDGVIKNRETYEIMDPEDVGVTESAIVLTARSGRAALAYRSKKIGYELTKVQLDKAYASFLETADKQKEVKDEDIHLIMKDINKVSKVEVA; translated from the coding sequence ATGCAAGATAACAAAGTCCAAATTTTTGACACAACTTTAAGAGATGGAGAGCAGGTTCCTGGCTGTAAATTAGATACCAAACAGAAACTAGTAATTGCAGAACGATTAGATTTATTAGGAGTAAATGTAATTGAAGCTGGTTTTCCTGTGTCTAGTCCTGGAGATTTCAAATCTGTATCAGAAATTGCCAAAATTGTAAAAAATGCAACTGTTTGTGGTTTAACAAGAGCTGTAGAAAATGATATAAAAGTAGCTGCAGAAGCTTTGAAATATGCAAAATATCCAAGAATTCATACAGGAATTGGTACAAGCGATTCTCATATAAAATTTAAATTTAATTCAACCAGAGAACAAGTTATAGAAAGAGCTGTAAATGCTGTAAAATACTCAAAATCTTTTGTAGAAGATGTAGAATTTTATGCAGAAGATGCAGGGAGAACAGACAATGAATATTTAGCAAGAGTTTGTGAAGCCGTTATTAAAGCTGGTGCAACTGTTTTAAATATTCCTGATACAACAGGGTATTGTTTACCAGAAGAATATGGTGCAAAAATGAAGTATTTGCGTGAAAACGTAAAAGGAATCGAAAATGTAATTCTTTCTTGTCATTGTCATAACGATTTAGGAATGGCAACTGCCAACTCAATTGCTGGTGTTATTAATGGAGCTCGTCAAATAGAGTGTACAATTAACGGAATTGGAGAACGTGCAGGAAACACAGCTTTAGAAGAAGTTGTAATGATTTTAAAACAACATCCTTATTTAAATTTAGAAACATCCATCAACACAAAATTATTATATGATACTAGTATGATGGTTCGTGAAAAAATGGGAATGCCTGTGCAACCTAACAAAGCTATTGTTGGTGCAAATGCGTTTGCTCACAGTTCAGGAATTCATCAAGATGGAGTTATAAAAAACAGAGAAACATACGAAATTATGGATCCTGAAGATGTTGGTGTTACAGAAAGTGCCATTGTTTTAACTGCCAGAAGTGGAAGAGCTGCTTTAGCTTATAGATCTAAAAAAATTGGGTATGAATTAACGAAAGTTCAGTTAGATAAAGCTTACGCTTCTTTTTTAGAAACAGCAGATAAGCAAAAGGAAGTTAAAGACGAAGACATTCATTTGATTATGAAAGATATAAATAAAGTATCAAAAGTAGAAGTTGCTTAA
- the leuB gene encoding 3-isopropylmalate dehydrogenase has protein sequence MKFTIAVIPGDGIGPEVITQAKKALDAVAEAYDHIFLYKEAQLGSCAIDATGGPLPKKTIEICKKADAILFGAVGDPKYDNDPSAKVRPEQGLLQLRKELDLYCGVRPLKAYNNLIANSPLKRELIKNTDFIIFRELTGGIYFGKKELSEDMQTASDLSTYTVSEITRVAHLAFQSALQRKKKVTLVDKANVLETSRLWRKTVTEIAKEYKDVELEYLFVDNAAMKMILNPKHFDVILTENLFGDMISDVASALCGSIGLMASSSIGNNNGLFEPIHGSYNQAAGKDIANPLASILSAGMLLKYLGLHEEADAIERAVDKSLALGITTEDIKRKIQSSTSTSKVGDFIADYITNQDDSNMNFKNIHMGQSTII, from the coding sequence ATGAAATTTACAATCGCAGTAATTCCAGGAGATGGTATTGGTCCAGAAGTTATAACGCAAGCAAAGAAAGCATTAGATGCTGTTGCAGAAGCTTACGATCATATTTTTTTATACAAAGAGGCTCAATTGGGCTCTTGTGCCATTGATGCTACAGGAGGTCCTTTGCCAAAAAAAACAATTGAGATTTGTAAAAAAGCAGATGCCATTTTATTTGGTGCAGTTGGTGATCCTAAATACGATAATGATCCATCAGCAAAAGTGCGTCCAGAACAAGGTTTATTACAATTACGAAAAGAGTTAGATTTATATTGTGGAGTAAGACCTTTAAAGGCTTACAATAACTTAATTGCAAATTCGCCTTTAAAAAGAGAACTTATAAAAAACACAGATTTTATCATTTTTAGAGAATTAACGGGTGGCATTTATTTCGGAAAAAAAGAGCTGAGTGAAGACATGCAAACAGCTTCCGATCTTTCTACATATACTGTAAGCGAGATTACTAGAGTTGCCCATTTGGCATTTCAATCAGCCTTGCAAAGAAAGAAAAAAGTTACGTTGGTAGACAAAGCAAATGTGTTAGAAACTTCACGTTTATGGAGAAAGACTGTAACTGAAATCGCAAAAGAATATAAAGATGTAGAATTAGAATATTTGTTTGTAGATAATGCTGCCATGAAAATGATTTTAAATCCAAAACATTTTGATGTGATCTTAACAGAAAACCTTTTTGGAGATATGATTTCCGATGTTGCAAGCGCATTATGTGGTTCCATTGGTTTAATGGCTTCCTCATCAATAGGAAACAATAACGGACTTTTTGAACCTATTCATGGTTCTTACAATCAAGCAGCAGGTAAGGATATTGCAAATCCATTGGCATCGATTTTATCAGCAGGAATGTTACTAAAATATTTAGGCTTGCATGAAGAGGCAGATGCTATTGAAAGAGCTGTAGATAAATCTTTAGCCTTAGGAATTACCACAGAAGATATTAAAAGAAAAATTCAGAGTTCAACTTCTACCTCAAAAGTTGGCGATTTTATTGCAGATTATATCACCAATCAAGATGATAGCAATATGAATTTCAAAAACATTCACATGGGGCAAAGTACTATTATTTAA
- the ilvD gene encoding dihydroxy-acid dehydratase — protein MELNKHSKRLTQDESQPASQAMLYAVGLSDEDMSKAQVGIASTGYDGNPCNMHLNNLAAEVKVESKIAGLVGLGFNTIGVSDGISMGTSGMNYSLASRDIIADSIETVMNAQSYDALVSVVGCDKNMPGAVIAMLRLNRPSIMMYGGTIASGNYKGKKLNIVSAFEALGQKVAGEIEEDEYREIIKRAIPGAGACGGMYTANTMASAIECMGFALPYNSSIPAENPNKLSEAERTALAIKNLLELDLKPLDIISKKSLENAIAIVNALGGSTNAVLHFLAIAHAADIDFTLEDFQKVSDRTPLIADLKPSGKYLMEDVHGVGGTPAIMKYLLQEGFLHGDCMTVTGKTLAENLADVNAMEFEEQDVIFPKDKALKSSGNIQIIYGNLATEGAVAKISGNEGLLFEGKAVVYDGEQAANTGISNGEVERGDVVVIRYVGPKGGPGMPEMLKPTSLIMGAGLGKSVALITDGRFSGGTHGFVVGHITPEAQSGGTIGILETGDKIRISAEDNSINVLLSDEEIAERKAKWVAPALKHTKGILYKYAKTVASASKGCVTDL, from the coding sequence ATGGAATTAAATAAACACAGCAAAAGATTAACACAAGATGAATCTCAACCAGCATCTCAAGCAATGTTGTATGCAGTTGGTTTATCTGATGAAGATATGAGCAAAGCTCAAGTTGGTATTGCAAGTACAGGTTATGATGGTAATCCATGTAACATGCACTTAAACAATTTGGCTGCAGAAGTAAAAGTGGAATCTAAAATTGCTGGTTTAGTGGGTTTAGGTTTTAATACAATTGGTGTTTCAGACGGAATTTCTATGGGAACTTCTGGAATGAATTACTCATTAGCATCAAGAGATATTATTGCAGATTCTATAGAAACTGTTATGAATGCGCAAAGTTATGATGCTTTAGTTTCAGTTGTTGGTTGTGATAAAAATATGCCAGGAGCTGTGATTGCAATGTTGCGTTTAAATCGTCCATCAATTATGATGTATGGAGGAACCATTGCATCAGGAAATTACAAAGGAAAAAAACTAAATATTGTTTCTGCTTTTGAAGCTTTAGGACAAAAAGTAGCAGGAGAAATAGAGGAAGATGAATACAGAGAAATTATAAAAAGAGCAATTCCAGGAGCAGGAGCTTGTGGAGGAATGTACACTGCAAACACAATGGCTTCTGCTATTGAATGTATGGGTTTTGCTTTGCCTTACAATTCATCAATTCCTGCAGAAAATCCTAATAAATTATCAGAAGCAGAAAGAACAGCTTTAGCAATCAAAAATTTATTAGAATTAGATTTAAAACCTTTAGATATTATTTCTAAAAAATCGTTAGAAAATGCCATTGCAATAGTAAACGCTTTAGGAGGTTCTACAAATGCAGTATTACACTTTTTAGCAATTGCACATGCAGCAGATATCGATTTTACCTTAGAAGATTTTCAAAAAGTATCAGACAGAACTCCACTAATTGCAGATTTAAAACCATCAGGAAAATACTTAATGGAAGATGTGCATGGAGTTGGAGGAACACCTGCAATCATGAAATATTTATTGCAAGAAGGTTTTTTACATGGAGATTGTATGACTGTTACTGGTAAAACATTAGCAGAAAATTTAGCAGATGTTAATGCTATGGAATTTGAAGAGCAAGATGTTATTTTTCCAAAAGATAAAGCATTAAAATCATCAGGAAATATTCAAATAATTTACGGAAATCTAGCTACTGAAGGAGCTGTCGCAAAAATTTCTGGAAACGAAGGTTTACTTTTTGAAGGTAAAGCTGTGGTTTATGATGGTGAACAAGCTGCAAATACAGGAATATCTAATGGAGAAGTAGAAAGAGGAGATGTAGTCGTCATTAGATATGTGGGTCCAAAAGGTGGCCCAGGAATGCCAGAAATGTTAAAGCCAACGTCTTTAATTATGGGAGCAGGTTTAGGAAAATCGGTTGCTTTAATTACTGATGGCCGTTTTTCAGGAGGAACTCATGGTTTTGTAGTGGGGCATATTACACCAGAAGCACAATCTGGAGGAACAATCGGAATTTTAGAAACTGGAGATAAAATTAGAATTAGTGCAGAAGACAACTCTATAAATGTTTTACTTTCTGATGAAGAAATTGCAGAAAGAAAAGCAAAATGGGTTGCTCCAGCATTAAAACACACAAAAGGGATTTTATACAAATATGCAAAAACAGTAGCATCAGCATCTAAAGGATGTGTTACTGATTTATAG
- the ilvB gene encoding biosynthetic-type acetolactate synthase large subunit, with translation METQTITNTETAKKVTERISGSEAIVRCLIAEDVKIIYGYPGGAIMPVYDELYKYQDKIHHVLTRHEQGATHAAQGFARISGQVGVAIATSGPGATNLITGIADAQIDSTPMVCITGQVPSHLLGSDAFQETDIVGISTPVTKWNCQVTKAADIPAALAKAFYIAKSGRPGPVLVDITKDAQFEEFDFVYEKCEKVRSYLPIPKTVAGSLEAAAKIINEAKKPFIIWGQGVVLSEAEQELIAVVEKAGIPAAWTILGASAIATSHPLNVGMLGMHGNYAPNKLTNECDVLIAIGMRFDDRVTGDLNKYAKQAKVIHFEIDPAEVDKNVKTDVAVLGDAKDTLAKLLPLLNANSHIDWHQQFKDLYKIEYNKVIKNDIYPTKEGLTMGEVIHQINVESKGEAAIVTDVGQHQMIACRYADFNKTKSNITSGGLGTMGFGLPAAIGAKMAAPEREVVSISGDGGYQMTIQELGTIFQQKAAVKIVVLNNEFLGMVRQWQQLFFDRRYASTEMTNPNFVAIAEGYYIKAKKVTKRSELADAVKEMMESKEAYFLEVCVEKEGNVFPMVPSGASVSDIRLE, from the coding sequence ATGGAAACTCAAACCATAACAAACACAGAAACTGCTAAAAAAGTTACAGAAAGAATTTCTGGTAGCGAAGCAATTGTTAGATGTTTAATAGCAGAAGATGTAAAGATAATTTACGGTTATCCAGGAGGTGCAATCATGCCAGTTTATGATGAATTGTATAAATATCAAGATAAAATTCATCATGTTTTAACTAGGCATGAACAAGGTGCTACTCATGCTGCACAAGGTTTTGCAAGAATTTCTGGTCAAGTTGGTGTTGCAATTGCAACTTCTGGGCCAGGAGCAACCAATTTAATTACAGGAATTGCAGATGCTCAGATAGATTCTACACCAATGGTTTGTATAACTGGTCAAGTTCCTTCTCATTTATTAGGTTCTGATGCTTTTCAAGAAACCGATATTGTAGGTATTTCTACGCCAGTTACAAAATGGAATTGTCAAGTTACAAAAGCAGCAGATATTCCTGCAGCTTTAGCTAAAGCATTTTACATAGCAAAAAGTGGAAGACCAGGTCCTGTTTTAGTAGATATAACAAAAGATGCACAGTTTGAGGAATTTGATTTTGTCTATGAGAAATGTGAAAAAGTTAGAAGCTATTTACCAATTCCAAAAACAGTTGCAGGTTCCTTAGAGGCTGCTGCAAAAATTATCAACGAAGCAAAAAAACCTTTTATTATTTGGGGACAAGGAGTTGTTTTAAGTGAAGCAGAACAAGAGTTAATTGCAGTTGTAGAAAAAGCAGGAATTCCTGCTGCTTGGACAATTTTAGGAGCATCAGCAATAGCAACTTCTCATCCATTAAATGTAGGTATGTTAGGAATGCATGGAAATTATGCACCTAATAAATTAACCAACGAATGTGATGTTTTAATCGCAATTGGAATGCGTTTTGACGATAGAGTTACAGGCGATTTAAATAAATATGCAAAACAGGCAAAAGTTATTCATTTTGAAATTGATCCTGCAGAAGTTGATAAAAATGTAAAAACAGATGTTGCAGTTTTAGGTGATGCAAAAGATACATTAGCAAAGTTGCTGCCATTATTAAATGCAAATTCACACATAGATTGGCATCAACAATTTAAAGATTTATACAAAATTGAATATAACAAAGTAATTAAAAATGATATTTATCCAACGAAAGAAGGATTAACAATGGGTGAAGTGATTCATCAAATTAATGTTGAAAGTAAAGGTGAAGCTGCTATTGTAACAGATGTTGGGCAACATCAAATGATTGCTTGTAGATATGCAGATTTCAACAAAACAAAAAGTAATATTACTTCTGGTGGTTTAGGAACTATGGGTTTTGGCTTGCCAGCAGCAATTGGTGCAAAAATGGCAGCTCCAGAACGTGAAGTAGTTTCTATTTCTGGTGATGGAGGTTACCAAATGACTATTCAAGAATTAGGAACTATTTTTCAGCAAAAAGCAGCTGTAAAAATTGTTGTTTTAAATAACGAGTTTTTAGGAATGGTTCGTCAGTGGCAACAGTTGTTTTTTGACAGACGTTATGCGTCTACAGAAATGACAAACCCTAATTTTGTAGCCATTGCAGAAGGGTATTACATCAAAGCAAAAAAAGTTACCAAAAGATCAGAACTTGCAGATGCTGTTAAAGAAATGATGGAAAGCAAGGAAGCTTACTTCTTGGAGGTTTGTGTAGAAAAAGAAGGTAATGTTTTCCCAATGGTGCCTTCTGGAGCAAGTGTTTCAGATATTAGGTTGGAGTAG
- the ilvN gene encoding acetolactate synthase small subunit, with protein MSTEKEQLYAVSIYTENNIGLLNRISAIFQRRHINIESLNTSPSEIEGVSKFTIVVNMNEVNIKKIIGQIEKQVEVIKAYYHSLDDIIYQISGLFKIKSELLFEERQIQNIIKESNARIVTVNKEFFVLEKSGKKEEIVTLYNKLSVFGIMQYTRSGLIAITKEEMKISELLETYSN; from the coding sequence ATGAGTACAGAAAAAGAACAATTATATGCAGTATCTATTTATACTGAAAATAATATTGGGTTGTTGAATAGAATTTCAGCAATTTTTCAAAGAAGGCATATCAATATAGAGAGTTTAAATACATCTCCATCAGAAATTGAAGGTGTTTCTAAGTTTACTATTGTTGTGAATATGAATGAGGTTAATATCAAAAAAATTATTGGTCAAATAGAAAAGCAAGTGGAGGTTATCAAAGCTTACTATCATAGTTTAGATGATATTATTTATCAAATTTCTGGGTTGTTTAAAATCAAGTCTGAACTATTATTCGAAGAACGCCAAATTCAGAATATCATTAAAGAAAGTAATGCAAGAATTGTAACTGTTAATAAAGAATTTTTTGTGCTTGAAAAATCAGGTAAAAAAGAGGAAATAGTAACCTTATACAATAAATTAAGTGTCTTTGGGATTATGCAATATACCAGATCAGGGTTGATTGCAATTACCAAAGAAGAAATGAAAATATCAGAATTATTAGAAACATATAGTAACTAA
- the ilvC gene encoding ketol-acid reductoisomerase: MSNYFNTLTLREKLEQLGKCRFMDASEFEDGINALKEKKIVIVGCGAQGLNQGLNMRDSGLEISYALRQAAIDQKRDSFKNASSNDFKVGTYEELLPTADLVINLTPDKQHTNVVKTVMPLMKKGATLSYSHGFNIVEEGMQIREDLTVIMVAPKCPGSEVREEYKRGFGVPTLIAVHPENDPENKGWDQAKAYAVATGGHKAGVLASSFVAEVKSDLMGEQTILCGLLQTGAILSFDKMVAEGIDAGYAAKLIQYGWETVTEALKHGGITNMMDRLSNPAKVEAFRLSEELKDIMRPLFQKHMDDIMTGHFSKTMMEDWANDDKNLLTWREATGNTAFEKQKVTHQEISEQEYFDHGTLLVAFVRAGVELAFEAMTESGIIDASAYYESLHETPLIANTIARKKLYEMNRVISDTAEYGCYLFDHACKPLLTDFMKTVSTNVIGQKFSESNDVDNQELIRINAIIRNHPVEKVGAKLRASMTAMKVIKSA; encoded by the coding sequence ATGTCAAATTATTTCAACACATTAACATTAAGAGAAAAGTTAGAGCAATTAGGAAAATGTAGATTTATGGACGCTTCAGAATTTGAAGACGGAATAAACGCATTAAAAGAAAAGAAAATTGTTATTGTGGGTTGTGGAGCACAAGGTTTAAACCAAGGTTTAAATATGAGAGATTCTGGTTTAGAAATTTCTTATGCTTTGCGTCAAGCAGCAATCGACCAAAAAAGAGATTCTTTTAAAAATGCAAGTTCTAACGATTTTAAAGTGGGTACTTACGAAGAATTGTTGCCAACTGCAGATTTGGTCATCAACCTAACTCCAGATAAACAACATACAAATGTGGTAAAAACGGTAATGCCTTTAATGAAAAAAGGAGCAACTTTATCGTATTCTCATGGTTTTAATATTGTGGAAGAAGGGATGCAAATTCGTGAAGATTTGACTGTAATTATGGTGGCACCTAAATGCCCAGGTTCTGAAGTTCGAGAAGAATATAAAAGAGGATTTGGAGTACCAACATTAATTGCAGTGCATCCAGAAAATGATCCAGAAAATAAAGGTTGGGATCAAGCAAAAGCATATGCAGTAGCAACTGGAGGTCATAAAGCAGGTGTTTTAGCATCTTCTTTTGTAGCCGAGGTAAAGTCGGATTTAATGGGAGAACAAACCATTTTATGTGGATTATTACAAACTGGTGCAATTTTATCTTTTGATAAAATGGTTGCAGAGGGAATTGACGCTGGTTATGCAGCTAAGTTAATTCAATATGGTTGGGAGACTGTTACAGAAGCCCTAAAACATGGAGGAATTACAAACATGATGGACAGATTGTCTAATCCTGCAAAAGTGGAAGCATTTCGTTTATCAGAAGAATTAAAAGACATTATGCGTCCATTGTTTCAAAAACATATGGATGATATTATGACTGGTCACTTCTCTAAAACCATGATGGAAGATTGGGCTAATGACGATAAAAACTTACTAACTTGGAGAGAAGCAACAGGAAATACAGCTTTCGAAAAACAAAAAGTTACGCACCAAGAGATTTCTGAACAAGAGTATTTTGATCATGGAACTTTATTAGTCGCTTTTGTAAGAGCTGGAGTAGAATTGGCTTTTGAAGCAATGACAGAATCTGGAATTATTGATGCTTCTGCATACTATGAGTCTTTACATGAAACGCCTTTAATTGCCAATACAATTGCACGTAAAAAATTATACGAAATGAATCGTGTAATTTCTGATACAGCAGAATATGGTTGTTATTTATTTGATCATGCTTGTAAACCTTTGTTGACTGATTTTATGAAAACAGTTTCTACAAATGTAATTGGACAAAAATTTTCAGAGTCTAATGATGTTGACAATCAAGAATTGATTAGAATTAATGCCATTATTAGAAATCATCCTGTAGAAAAAGTAGGTGCAAAATTAAGAGCTTCTATGACAGCTATGAAAGTTATAAAATCTGCTTAA